The Podospora bellae-mahoneyi strain CBS 112042 chromosome 7, whole genome shotgun sequence genomic sequence GcactcccccacccacctGTCTTGTCATTGTCCTTACTCTACCTCGCCCGCTCAGTAGATTCCCTGTGTTCTATATTGAAAGGTATCATAACTATTTTGCACCTTTCGTGTCAGTATATTATAGACGATGTAAGGGTGGCAGCAAAACTCACAGCCTTGTGTAATAACTCCCCAACGACTTCCCAATCAAATCCGTCTCAACAAACTGCTCCGCCTCATCCGCGCTCAGCTGCAGCTGAAACCTCTGCCTCAATGCTGCCGTGACCTGCGTGACGCCCGCTCCATAACAAGGCATCTTGCTCTCCCGCCCCATCATGCTGACCAGGTCGATGATATTATCCGCTGATCGTCGAAGAGCTATTGCCCACTTGTTAACATCACCTATCGTCACGATATCCCAATAGAAAACTCACCCTGAAAAGCCTGCTTGCAAAGCTTCTTAAAATCCTCATAATCAGCCgacccaacaccccccagcACATCCACATACTCATACGTAAACTTGAACGGCGCCGCCTCAAACCCAACCGACCCCGGTGAGTTCGACAGCATGAACCCAAAGTCGATGTGAATAATGTGCCCCTCGTTGTCAATCAGCACGTTCCCGTTGTGCCTGTCCTTGAGCTGGAGCACATAAGAAATAACGCTGTACGCCGCCAGCGATCTCTTGAAAGCGTCCACGCCAGCCTTGTACCCCTCGCTGTCAGGCTTGCCAAACACTTTCACGAAATGGTCCTTGAGCGTGgcgatcctcctccttgggttCTGCCCCGACTCGATCGACGCCATCGTCAGGCTGCGCTTGATGGAGTGAAGGGATACGCCGTTGGCAATCGTCTCGATCAAGCCAGATGATTCTCCCGTCACCAGGATCCGCATGAGCTTCACCCACACCGGCACCCCAGCATCCACCCAGATCTTGTGGCAGACTCGAATCAACTGGCACGCAAACGCCTCCTGCCTCAAGTCAGAGCCTGTCTTGATAATGACGCTCATAAGGTCCCAGTTCTTCATCCATCCGTACGGCGAAGACTTGCGGATccgctccttcttcacctcccacgCCTCTCCAAAGACCGCCGCGCTGGGATCGTCACGGTCACCCTTGCGCTGAAGACCACCCGTCTTGATGTCATTTTCCATCCTGTCAATACCGGCATTGGCGTTGATATTTGCTGGTTCAGGGCCGGCACTGCCTTCGTTTTCCATGTCTGTTGTTCCATTGGCGTTATTATTGCTGGTCGCAGCAGCGGAGCCCACCTCGCCCTTGGCTATGATGGTGTCAAACGTTGGTCCATGGCCGTCATCCAGATCAAAGCTCTGCTCCTCCAGACTCTGCATGCTTGCAATGATCTTGGCGCGGATGGCCGCTACTTCTTGTTTTGGACGCTTCCCGCTGGTTGCGTCCAGCTGGGCCAGCATCTGAGATGCCGTTCGCATATGAATAGCCAGTGCCGAAAAGTCAGGCTGATCGACAGAGTTGTTTCGCGGGTTGCTGATAGTCAAAGTACGGCTTCTAGCCGGAGGACTAGGTGACCCAGAGATACTAGTGTGGATAGAGTGTCGAGGCGTTGTCTTGTTGTCTACAGCCCCAGAAACAGCGATATTTGGGTTGCCAACCCGGAGCGACTGAGTTCTTGGCAATGGCGGTACAGGGCCAAATAGATCGTCATCTGAGGGCTTGAGCATAGGCGAAGCCCCCAGATCTCCAGAAGCTGGCTCGAAAACGCTATCCACCACTGGCTCGGCCGGTGGTGTCCGGGAAACGGCAGGTATGCTAGGGGCATCAGATAAATCGAATATTCTTTTCCTCGTCCCCTGCTCGGCCAGTAGAGTCGTAAGCAGCCTCTGGTTATCCTGGGTGTCAGGATCAAAGGTAAAATCGTCCCTCAGAATTTCCACCATGAGTAGATACGGCACTTTTTCAGCACTGTTAAGAACTGTTGCCTCGGCCGGGTTCAACCGGACTATTCTGTGGTGGCGGCTTTTCGATGGTGAGCCGTCTACTAGAGTAGGCGGGCACAACACTGGGATATCAACCTCGGCAGGCAAGTCCCTGGCGATCAAGGCAAGCTCGGCGCGCAGAGCACTCAGACGAGCCGGCTTAGGCACAATCACCAAGCGGTTCGAGATATCCTCCAATGCTGTCAAGAAAGCTGTCTGGCAGCGAAAGTAGTTTTGTCTCAAGAGCCGTATTTTTTGCTCATTGGTCATCTCAGCTTGGTTCAGCATGGTCTTGACGCTGTGCGAATGTTTCCTAGACATGTCGTGCGGTCGTAGGCCAGCTGTCAGGGGCGTGGTGGGTCTGGTAACGATACGAGGTCGAGAATCAGGTAGCGGTAAGGATGCCGAGCTGATGCGTGCTTCAAGGCTGAGATTTTCCAGACTTTCAACTGGAGCAGGCCGGCTTGGTTCTGGCAATGGTGCCTCTGCTACGCTCCCAGACGTACCGGGTCTTGACGGTTTGGTCCTGTGTTTTTTGGGCGAGTTGTTCTGGGAAGTGGGCTGAACCTTGACGTCTGGGGCGCTTGCTATGCGACTCTCCTTTGCGCGTTTGGACCTGCTACTCCCGGCCGTCACAGTATGCGCTCTAGCAGGCACATTCTTATTCTGAATCTGAGGAGCAGCGGCGACTGGCTCGGCGATGCTTTCGATAACAGGGCGTGGTCTTCTCGCTTGCGCAACAGCAAGGGGTCCCGCCCAGCCAGGCAACATGGGCAAAGCAATGCTCGCCAACACGAAGCTCCCCAAGACAGTCACCGGCAGTGCATTTTCCACAATCTTTTCCTGTCTTCTAACGTCTGATACCCCAAACACTATGTGTTGCACCTTGTTGTAGACTCGGCGGCAAGTACTGAAAGCCTCGGTTTGCGGATTCGATGAGAGGTCATGGAGGTAAGTTTGAAACAACCAAAAGGTCTAGCCACGATGGTCAGTATACCGAGGTTTGCGGTACATATGCTGAACCAAAGAAACGAACCAGGAGCGCTGCTGTCACCGACTCCTCGCATAGGTCCAGGAGGAATTCCTCCAGAGCCATGGACTCATTGTCGACGCTTATAATAAGATGGCACAGTTGCGGCAGGAAGAACTCGATGTCCTCGTAGGGAAATTGGCGAAGCTTGTTGCACAACACATAGTGAATGCCTATGTGGTCGGCATATCGTCTGCAGAGGTGGGAGGCAAGCGGTCAGCGGTCCGTGACTTTTTTGTATTTGTAACAGCTGTCCTGTCCTATGCGCTGGACGCTAGGAGTAACATACGAGAGGTACGACACCGAGAGGAAAGGATTCTGGTTAAAGACATCGCTCTCGAGAAACCGCTGCAGCAAGTCCCAAGACattggttgggtggtgtgcGTATGGTAGGTAAGGATGTTTGCGAAGGACCGGTTCACGCGTTTACGGCGCGGGGGACGAACAGCGGGCAGCGGGCAGCGGGCCTGGCACTCGGGCAACACGGGGAAacagggcggcggcgggcaCTCGGTTCGGTGGCAGAGGACGAGACGAGATCAGACGGCGGGGAGACAGCATGCTCTGCTCTCGCTCAGTTAGAGTCGGGGTTTGACGTCACGTTGGGATAGAGGTATCAGTTGTAGCATGGCTGCCAGACAAAAGAATAGGTAGCTAACTTGGCAAAAGATGGAGATGTCGGTGATGTCGAAGCTTTCCGACACGACGCTGAGGACAACCGATCCAAAAGCTCCATTTGGCCAATTCCAGGGGCTCCAGGGAGCTGCCCCACCTGCCGACGCTCCGGCTCGGCATTTTCCCTGCACCTTCTTTATACGGAGGCTCAACCTTCCCGATGAAGACGGGAGTCGAAAACATATAAAGGCTTTCCCGGCCGTTCTAAAACTATAAACCGGGAGCATGGTTTCAATGaaatcttcttctcatttAGTCTGGCTACTGCCTCCCTGAACACGTCACTATcgacaaccccaaccctagCTTTCAATACTCTGTCTCTTACAGCAATCTATCTACGTCTACGTCACTGTTTCTCAAGGGGTGGGATCCATGGCTCGGCCTCTGCCGTATTCAACATTAAGAGTTATTTACAATCATCCTTATATACAACAAATACGTCAGTGTATCACCACACCGACTGCCTCCTCGGACGTTGCCATTGGCCttgtctttttctcttcttttttggtcTGACTCTCTGTAATTAACTGTTAGCTCATGTTCACTTCTCAAGCAGTCCAGCCTCAAGCAACTCACCTTGTACTTCACTCTCTCGCTACCATCAGGCATCTGGACAATCTCATGCTGAATATGGTATCCAAACGCGGGCAGCACCTTTGCCCAAATCAGCCAGTATGCCGTCCCGATCGCCAACAGACTCGTACCCAACGTGGGTACAACGTAGTACGGCAATCTCTCCGTCGTGAACACCTGGTTCGGAATGAACGTCGCCGCCTGCACAAACAGCAACGACACCGTCCAGAAAATCGTCAACAAGGGCGAGCTCCGGAAGGTAGTCCTCTGCTCCGCCCACCGCTCCGAGGGCGTAAAATTCAGGTACACCagcccaacagcaagaaggaTCTTGATCCAGTTCGAGCTGTACACGAAGACGTTGGTGACAAAGGTGTACACGTCTGATGTCTGCGAGGCAAGGATGAAGACTGTTGTCACAATCCAGTGGAGAAAGATGGCACCGGATGGAGCATTGAACGGCCAGTCACTCGCCCAGAACCGTGACCATGGCAAGACACCCTCTTTGGCCAACTCCTGCTTCACACGAGGCATGGCGAACGACTGGGCAAACACGTTGCCCAGCGAGGAAAACCCGATAAACAACGGCAAAACCCTCTGAACGAAGACGCTCTTCCCCCAGACGTTCTCGAAAAACTGAGCAGCGACTACCACTCTCGAATTGGCCATCTGATCTTTCGTCATGGCAGAAAACTGATTCAACCGTGTTAGTCCCCCTTTTGGATacaaaacaaaccaacaaggATATGCTCACATAAGCAATATTCGCCAACACATACAACACCGTAACGATACTGATCGCAATGGGCGCCGCTCTCCTCAACGTTGTCGGCGCATTCCTCACCTCGGTCAACACATAGTTTGCATTCTCCCACCCTCCATACGAGTATAGCACCTGCAACAGCCCCAACGCATACCCCGCCGCTGTCTGCGCCATTGGCGGACCAGTATCCAGCGTCCTCGCATTCGCAGTCTCCATTTCCGGGCCATTGAAACTCGAAAAGTTACTCGGCTCCGGCCTCGGACTGGCCGTCTTTCCCGCCAATGCCGCAAAACCAGTGCAGACTAACAGactcagcaacaccaacttGAAGGCCCCCAACCCGTTGCTGAGCCAGATACCCCATCTCGGGGCAAAAGCGTGGATGAGACAGACGACCGTGATGGCTGCAACGGCGATACCTCGGGTGAGCCATTGGCGCTCGTCTTCGGAGACGTTGATGTTGGGCTGGAGCTGCTGGCTTCGGAGGTATTCCTcattgccgctgctgccttTGGCGGCGCGGAGAAGGTAGGAGCTGAAGGAAATCGagttggcggtggagatggcgaagaagacgaacTGCACGGCGAAGATGCAGGTTGCCAAGTATCTTGGCCGTTGGTAGACGCGCTCGAGGTAGACTTTTTCGCCGCCGGAgcgggggagggcggtgccGTATTCTAGGTAGACGAAGAGGCTGGGTTAGAGAGGGGTTAGTATTTGACTGCTGAGAGGAGAGGTAAGTgagctttggtggtgtttgatcATACCCGCTATAAACACGTCAGTCATCGTCGCAAAAAGGGGATCTATAAGAGGGCAGGCAGTACACACCAAAAAGTCATAATACCCCCCAGCACCCAAAATAGCAACGTCATCCCCACGCTGTTGATA encodes the following:
- a CDS encoding hypothetical protein (COG:E; EggNog:ENOG503PAWV) — translated: MQEPEIFTQPITSKDRIDGSQSPNGLELDTYRGTIYSNGLSSPGGNGHGGSRGGPSDDNSSDDYHDFVYPEERKLGTWSTAFLIINRVVGAGIFSTPSSIILSINSVGMTLLFWVLGGIMTFCSLFVYLEYGTALPRSGGEKVYLERVYQRPRYLATCIFAVQFVFFAISTANSISFSSYLLRAAKGSSGNEEYLRSQQLQPNINVSEDERQWLTRGIAVAAITVVCLIHAFAPRWGIWLSNGLGAFKLVLLSLLVCTGFAALAGKTASPRPEPSNFSSFNGPEMETANARTLDTGPPMAQTAAGYALGLLQVLYSYGGWENANYVLTEVRNAPTTLRRAAPIAISIVTVLYVLANIAYFSAMTKDQMANSRVVVAAQFFENVWGKSVFVQRVLPLFIGFSSLGNVFAQSFAMPRVKQELAKEGVLPWSRFWASDWPFNAPSGAIFLHWIVTTVFILASQTSDVYTFVTNVFVYSSNWIKILLAVGLVYLNFTPSERWAEQRTTFRSSPLLTIFWTVSLLFVQAATFIPNQVFTTERLPYYVVPTLGTSLLAIGTAYWLIWAKVLPAFGYHIQHEIVQMPDGSERVKYKRVRPKKKRKRQGQWQRPRRQSVW
- the PIK1 gene encoding Phosphatidylinositol 4-kinase pik1alpha (PI4-kinase)(PtdIns-4-kinase) (EggNog:ENOG503NTYJ; COG:G), with protein sequence MSWDLLQRFLESDVFNQNPFLSVSYLSRYADHIGIHYVLCNKLRQFPYEDIEFFLPQLCHLIISVDNESMALEEFLLDLCEESVTAALLTFWLFQTYLHDLSSNPQTEAFSTCRRVYNKVQHIVFGVSDVRRQEKIVENALPVTVLGSFVLASIALPMLPGWAGPLAVAQARRPRPVIESIAEPVAAAPQIQNKNVPARAHTVTAGSSRSKRAKESRIASAPDVKVQPTSQNNSPKKHRTKPSRPGTSGSVAEAPLPEPSRPAPVESLENLSLEARISSASLPLPDSRPRIVTRPTTPLTAGLRPHDMSRKHSHSVKTMLNQAEMTNEQKIRLLRQNYFRCQTAFLTALEDISNRLVIVPKPARLSALRAELALIARDLPAEVDIPVLCPPTLVDGSPSKSRHHRIVRLNPAEATVLNSAEKVPYLLMVEILRDDFTFDPDTQDNQRLLTTLLAEQGTRKRIFDLSDAPSIPAVSRTPPAEPVVDSVFEPASGDLGASPMLKPSDDDLFGPVPPLPRTQSLRVGNPNIAVSGAVDNKTTPRHSIHTSISGSPSPPARSRTLTISNPRNNSVDQPDFSALAIHMRTASQMLAQLDATSGKRPKQEVAAIRAKIIASMQSLEEQSFDLDDGHGPTFDTIIAKGEVGSAAATSNNNANGTTDMENEGSAGPEPANINANAGIDRMENDIKTGGLQRKGDRDDPSAAVFGEAWEVKKERIRKSSPYGWMKNWDLMSVIIKTGSDLRQEAFACQLIRVCHKIWVDAGVPVWVKLMRILVTGESSGLIETIANGVSLHSIKRSLTMASIESGQNPRRRIATLKDHFVKVFGKPDSEGYKAGVDAFKRSLAAYSVISYVLQLKDRHNGNVLIDNEGHIIHIDFGFMLSNSPGSVGFEAAPFKFTYEYVDVLGGVGSADYEDFKKLCKQAFQALRRSADNIIDLVSMMGRESKMPCYGAGVTQVTAALRQRFQLQLSADEAEQFVETDLIGKSLGSYYTRLYDTFQYRTQGIY